A section of the Perognathus longimembris pacificus isolate PPM17 chromosome 7, ASM2315922v1, whole genome shotgun sequence genome encodes:
- the LOC125355037 gene encoding histone H3.3A-like produces the protein MARTKQTARKSTGGKAPRKQLATKAARKSAPSTGGVKKPHRYRPGTVALREIRRYQKSTELLIRKLPFQRLVREIAQDFKTDLRFHSAAIGALQEASEAYLVGLFEDTNLCAIHAKRVTIMPKDIQLARRIRGERA, from the coding sequence ATGGCTCGTACCAAGCAGACTGCCCGCAAGTCCACCGGTGGTAAAGCACCCAGGAAACAACTGGCAACAAAAGCCGCTCGCAAGAGTGCGCCCTCCACTGGAGGGGTGAAGAAACCCCATCGTTACAGGCCTGGTACTGTGGCGCTTCGTGAAATTAGACGCTACCAGAAGTCCACTGAACTTCTGATTCGCAAGCTCCCTTTCCAGCGTCTGGTGCGAGAAATTGCTCaggacttcaaaacagatctGCGCTTCCACAGCGCAGCTATTGGTGCTTTGCAGGAGGCAAGTGAGGCCTATCTGGTTGGCCTTTTTGAAGATACCAATCTGTGTGCTATCCATGCCAAACGTGTAACAATTATGCCAAAAGATATCCAACTAGCACGCCGCATACGTGGAGAACGTGCTTAA
- the Ebna1bp2 gene encoding probable rRNA-processing protein EBP2, with product MMDTPPLSGSGSDSEDSVVTDRELQNAFARGLLKPGLNVVLEGPKKAVNNVNGLKQCLDEFKRNLDWVERLDVTLGPVPEINEPQPTPQQNKDQKKAVNPEDDFQREMSFYRQAQAAVLAVLPRLHQLQIPTKRPDDYFAEMAKTDQQMQKIRLKLQAKQAAMEKSEKAKQLRALRKYGKKVQTQVLQKRQQEKSHMMNAIKKYQKGFSDKLDFLEGDEKPAAQATKATKAGAKGQNVKKGPSAKRRYKNQKFGFGGKKKGGKWNTRESYDDVSSFRAKVAHGKGLKRPGKKGSNKRPGKRTREKMKSRTR from the exons ATGATGGACACTCCCCCGCTCTCGGGATCCGGCTCGGACTCTGAGGACTCGGTGGTCACCGACCGAGAG TTGCAGAATGCGTTTGCCCGCGGACTTCTGAAGCCAGGCCTCAATGTCGTGCTAGAGGGGCCGAAGAAGGCCGTGAACAACGTG AACGGCCTGAAGCAGTGTTTAGATGAATTCAAGCGGAATCTAGATTGGGTTGAAAGGTTGGATGTGACCCTGGGTCCGGTGCCCGAAATCAATGAACCTCAGCCAACACCTCAGCAGAATAAGGACCAGAAGAAAGCTGTGAACCCAGAAGATGACTTCCAAAGGGAAATgagttt CTACCGCCAGGCACAGGCTGCTGTGCTTGCAGTATTACCCCGGCTCCATCAGCTCCAGATCCCTACCAAGCGTCCTGATGATTATTTTGCAGAAATGGCCAAGACTGATCAGCAGATGCAAAAG ATTCGATTGAAGCTGCAAGCTAAACAGGCTGCCATGGAGAAGTCTGAAAAGGCTAAGCAACTGAGAGCACTTAGGAAATATGGAAAGaag GTGCAAACACAGGTTCTTCAGAAGAGGCAGCAGGAGAAATCACATATGATGAATGCCATCAAGAAGTACCAGAAAG GCTTCTCTGATAAACTGGATTTCCTTGAAGGAGATGAGAAACCTGCTGCACAGGCCACAAAGGCCACCAAGGCAGGAGCGAAAGGCCAGAATGTGAAGAAGGG GCCCAGTGCTAAACGACGCTATAAAAACCAAAAGTTTGGTTTTGGTGGAAAGAAGAAAGGTGGCAAGTGGAATACTCGAGAAAGCTATGATGATGTATCCAGCTTCCGGGCCAAGGTAGCTCATGGCAAGGGCCTCAAGAGGCCTGGGAAGAAAGGATCAAAT AAGAGACCTGGAAAACgaacaagagagaaaatgaagagcaGAACCCGCTAA